In Miscanthus floridulus cultivar M001 chromosome 5, ASM1932011v1, whole genome shotgun sequence, one genomic interval encodes:
- the LOC136452423 gene encoding probable aldo-keto reductase 1, with protein MFPGTKLRSTVPRSVHRRAAAMNSQAPPVPRVKLGTQGFEVSMLGFGCMGLTGAYNSPVDDEAGIAVITHAFRRGITFFDTADEYGGPFTNEILLGKALKQLPREQVQVATKFGLRRDESGARTVCGRPEYVRACCEASLRRLNIDCIDLYYQHRIDTTVPIEETIGELNKLVEEGKVKYIGLSEASPDTIRRAHAVHPITAVQMEWSLWSRDIEPEIVPLCRELGIGIVPYSPIGRGFFGGRGVKEQVSAESVLHGHPRFAAENLERNKQIYLRMEELANKHHCNPAQLALAWVLHQGDDVVPIPGTTKIKNLDSNIDSLNVKLTDEDLKEMGSQIREEDVAGERQFASFQHATWKYADTPKKQS; from the exons ATGTTTCCTGGAACCAAACTTCGTTCCACCGTTCCTCGTTCAGTTCACCGGCGAGCAGCGGCCATGAATAGCCAAGCCCCTCCGGTTCCGCGCGTCAAGCTCGGCACCCAGGGATTCGAG GTGTCCATGCTAGGGTTCGGGTGCATGGGACTGACGGGCGCGTACAACTCCCCAGTGGACGACGAGGCCGGCATTGCCGTGATCACGCACGCCTTCCGCCGCGGGATCACCTTCTTCGACACCGCCGACGAATACGGCGGGCCCTTCACCAACGAAATCCTCCTCGGCAAG GCGCTGAAGCAGCTGCCGCGGGAGCAGGTGCAGGTGGCAACCAAGTTCGGGCTCCGGCGTGACGAGAGCGGCGCGCGGACCGTGTGCGGGCGGCCGGAGTACGTTCGCGCCTGCTGCGAGGCCAGCCTCCGCCGCCTCAACATCGACTGCATCGACCTCTACTACCAACACCGCATTGACACCACAGTTCCCATCGAGGAGACG ATTGGCGAGCTCAATAAGTTGGTGGAGGAGGGGAAGGTCAAGTACATCGGATTGTCAGAGGCGAGCCCGGACACCATTAGGCGCGCACATGCTGTGCACCCGATCACCGCGGTGCAGATGGAGTGGTCTCTCTGGTCTCGCGACATTGAGCCCGAAATTGTGCCGCTCTGCAG AGAACTGGGCATTGGAATTGTGCCCTACAGTCCTATTGGCCGTGGGTTTTTCGGTGGGAGAGGAGTGAAAGAACAAGTGTCCGCTGAATCTGTTCTG CATGGGCACCCAAGGTTTGCAGCAGAAAATTTGGAGAGGAACAAGCAAATTTATCTGCGAATGGAAGAACTGGCCAATAAGCACCATTGCAACCCTGCTCAGCTGGCTTTAGCATGGGTTCTGCATCAAGGAGATGATGTGGTTCCTATACCAG GGACAACCAAAATCAAGAATCTAGATTCCAACATTGACTCCTTGAACGTGAAACTGACAGACGAAGATCTGAAAGAAATGGGCAGCCAGATACGTGAAGAAGATGTGGCTGGTGAAAGACAATTCGCTTCCTTTCAACATGCCACCTGGAAGTATGCTGATACACCAAAGAAGCAGAGCTAA